A region of Gemmatimonadales bacterium DNA encodes the following proteins:
- a CDS encoding putative LPS assembly protein LptD, whose protein sequence is MRRVRAGWIAAFALALAATSGVAQVPRRERIPLRPDPVRAPADTARQRAAGAARDTTRAGRGSGLPQRPSRSFATPDSVTQSLLNRRGFRITRYNADSVQFLAEEKEIRLSGRALIERDQSTLEADSVRYQETNCDLIAVGSPKLFDRTGVLVGVGMRYDACNHAGIIENATTDFEEGSATWFLRGDLAVDNEENRTYAARATITSCDLIDPHYHFAARDVKWVSKRLMVSRPAVLYVADVPILWLPFIFQDMRRGRRSGLMPPQFGINDIVRNSPQYQRHVTNLGYYWALSDYTDAQVTVDWYAQRFTTFSGRFRYRWLDRFMSGGLSLQELHEAEGSSSRRIFWSHQQNFSLNSSLTASLDYASSSRIISRNSVDPLLAVATIDSRLQFQRRFDWGTLSIGGNRTQSLDKPLVTTNFPRMDFTPSPIALSGRITWSPSFSVQNALTSQAGPGYLVFRGPGAPDTALVDSRQTSISVATPFLIGRFNWSNSVSITDAWSSQHDGITIPDPADPTRQLVRTYGESFETGVDWNTGINLPVLFQGTWRLSPSIQIVNNTGGPFLLRNRFTEGAFVSQGKRLQYSAGISPAFFGLFGGIGPIARIRHSVSPSLSWAFSPAATVPEDYARAISRDGRVTTRRSDARQTLALGLSQNFEAKLRPPRPAGADTSSADSLAAAPGANQEQEGRKIKLLSIQSGGIAIDLEQAKKRGRTGWLTDNWGNTFSSDLLRGFSLATQHDLFDGPVGTVGSRFRPFLTGVTAGFSLGTGTLRTLGSILGLRAAPVSTEARPDSALRQDSVALLNDRFGTPFQRGPNATRSTALAQLAPRIGAGGGFAASLNYSLSRQRPATDSSATQTAPTPVQQTVSGSLSFQPTAHWSVSWQTSYNFTRNEFSDHVVRLDRDLHDWRATFTFIRSANGNFLFSFFIQLIDQPDIKFDYDQRNIQGR, encoded by the coding sequence GTGCGTAGGGTGCGCGCAGGCTGGATCGCGGCGTTCGCGCTGGCGCTCGCGGCGACGAGCGGGGTGGCGCAGGTCCCACGCCGGGAGCGGATCCCGCTTCGGCCCGACCCGGTCCGCGCCCCTGCCGACACGGCCCGCCAGCGCGCCGCCGGCGCCGCCCGGGACACCACGCGCGCCGGCCGTGGCTCCGGCCTGCCGCAGCGGCCATCACGCTCCTTCGCCACGCCGGACTCCGTCACCCAGTCTCTCCTCAACCGGCGCGGCTTCCGCATCACCCGCTACAACGCCGACTCGGTCCAGTTCCTCGCCGAGGAGAAGGAGATCCGGCTGTCGGGCCGGGCCCTCATCGAGCGTGACCAGTCGACGCTCGAGGCCGACAGCGTACGCTACCAGGAAACGAACTGCGATCTCATAGCGGTCGGCTCGCCGAAGCTCTTCGACCGCACCGGCGTGCTGGTGGGGGTCGGGATGCGCTACGATGCCTGCAACCATGCCGGGATCATCGAGAACGCCACCACCGACTTCGAGGAAGGCAGTGCCACGTGGTTCCTGCGCGGTGACCTCGCGGTGGACAACGAGGAGAACCGGACCTATGCCGCTCGCGCCACCATCACCAGCTGTGACCTCATCGACCCGCACTATCACTTCGCGGCCCGCGACGTGAAGTGGGTCTCGAAGCGGCTGATGGTGTCGCGGCCGGCCGTGCTGTACGTGGCGGACGTGCCGATCCTGTGGCTGCCGTTCATCTTCCAGGACATGCGCCGCGGCCGGCGCTCCGGGCTGATGCCGCCGCAGTTCGGCATCAACGACATCGTCCGTAACTCGCCCCAGTACCAGCGGCATGTCACGAACCTCGGCTACTACTGGGCGCTGAGCGATTACACCGACGCGCAGGTGACCGTCGACTGGTACGCCCAGCGCTTCACCACCTTCAGCGGCCGCTTCCGATACCGCTGGCTGGATCGCTTCATGTCCGGCGGCCTCTCGCTCCAGGAGCTGCACGAGGCCGAGGGCAGCAGCAGCCGCCGCATCTTCTGGAGCCACCAGCAGAACTTCTCGCTGAACAGCAGTCTCACGGCGAGCCTCGACTACGCTTCGAGCTCGCGCATCATCTCGCGCAACTCCGTGGACCCATTGCTCGCGGTCGCGACGATCGACAGCCGCCTCCAGTTCCAGCGCCGGTTCGACTGGGGCACTCTCTCGATAGGCGGCAACCGCACCCAGTCGCTCGACAAGCCGCTCGTCACCACGAACTTCCCACGCATGGACTTCACGCCCAGCCCGATCGCGCTGTCGGGACGGATCACGTGGAGTCCGTCCTTCAGCGTGCAGAACGCGCTGACCAGCCAAGCGGGGCCGGGCTACCTGGTGTTCCGGGGCCCGGGCGCGCCGGACACCGCGTTGGTGGACTCCCGCCAGACCAGCATCAGCGTCGCCACGCCGTTCCTCATCGGCCGGTTCAACTGGAGCAACAGCGTCTCGATCACCGACGCGTGGAGCAGCCAGCACGACGGCATCACCATCCCCGATCCGGCGGACCCGACGCGCCAGCTGGTCCGGACCTACGGCGAGTCGTTCGAGACCGGCGTGGACTGGAACACCGGGATCAACCTCCCGGTGCTCTTCCAGGGTACCTGGAGGCTGTCGCCCAGTATCCAGATCGTGAACAACACCGGCGGCCCGTTCCTGCTCCGGAACCGCTTCACGGAAGGGGCGTTCGTGAGCCAGGGGAAACGGCTCCAGTACTCGGCCGGCATCTCGCCGGCGTTCTTCGGGCTATTCGGCGGCATCGGCCCCATCGCGCGGATAAGGCACTCCGTCTCGCCCAGCCTTTCGTGGGCCTTCTCTCCGGCCGCGACCGTGCCCGAGGACTACGCCCGCGCCATCTCGCGTGACGGCCGCGTCACCACCCGGCGCAGCGACGCGCGGCAAACCCTGGCGCTCGGCCTGTCGCAGAACTTCGAGGCCAAGCTCCGCCCGCCCCGGCCCGCCGGCGCCGACACCTCGTCGGCCGACTCGCTGGCGGCTGCCCCCGGCGCGAACCAGGAGCAGGAAGGCCGCAAGATCAAGCTCCTGTCCATCCAGTCGGGCGGCATCGCGATAGATCTCGAGCAGGCGAAGAAGCGGGGACGCACCGGATGGCTGACCGACAACTGGGGCAACACGTTCAGCTCGGACCTGCTGCGCGGGTTCTCGCTGGCCACGCAGCACGATCTCTTCGACGGCCCGGTCGGCACGGTGGGCTCGCGGTTCAGGCCCTTCCTGACCGGCGTCACGGCAGGGTTCTCGCTCGGCACCGGCACGCTGCGCACCCTGGGCTCCATCCTAGGGCTCCGCGCCGCCCCCGTCAGCACCGAAGCCCGCCCGGACAGTGCCCTGCGGCAAGACAGCGTGGCCCTCCTGAATGACCGCTTCGGCACGCCCTTCCAGCGCGGCCCGAACGCCACCCGCTCCACGGCGCTCGCGCAGCTGGCCCCGCGGATCGGCGCCGGTGGCGGCTTCGCGGCGTCACTCAACTACAGCCTCTCGCGACAGCGGCCCGCGACCGATTCCAGCGCCACCCAAACGGCGCCGACGCCGGTCCAGCAGACCGTCTCGGGCAGCCTCTCCTTCCAGCCGACGGCGCACTGGTCGGTCTCGTGGCAGACGTCGTACAACTTCACGCGCAACGAGTTCAGCGACCATGTGGTCCGGCTCGACCGGGACCTTCACGACTGGCGCGCCACGTTCACGTTCATCAGGTCCGCCAACGGCAACTTCCTCTTCAGTTTCTTCATCCAGCTGATCGACCAGCCGGACATCAAGTTCGACTACGACCAGCGCAACATCCAAGGCCGTTAG
- the pal gene encoding peptidoglycan-associated lipoprotein Pal, whose protein sequence is MTGSSGGPRRRHRSVGPSVGPSVRVFFAAAAFVASACGGGQPPTPAPTPQPAADSVRARQAADSMAATSRRDSALAVARRDSAVARARADSVARVERERARADSVRAQVLRDGADPSAAGPVPSGLDPVRGAALSRAIHFDLDRADLTPEATQLLEEKLAILRANPRLEIQIEGHCDERGPDEYNLALGNRRAAAAKRYIVEHGIADARIAIISYGEERPADPGHTEEAWAMNRRAEFVVTRGGR, encoded by the coding sequence ATGACCGGTTCGTCGGGCGGTCCACGTCGTCGTCATCGGTCGGTCGGTCCGTCGGTCGGTCCGTCCGTCCGGGTTTTCTTCGCTGCCGCGGCGTTCGTCGCGAGTGCGTGCGGCGGCGGCCAGCCGCCCACCCCGGCGCCCACTCCTCAGCCGGCGGCCGACTCGGTGCGCGCCAGGCAGGCGGCGGATTCGATGGCGGCGACGTCGCGGCGCGACTCGGCGCTCGCCGTGGCGCGACGGGATTCGGCCGTGGCGCGTGCCCGAGCCGACTCGGTCGCGCGGGTGGAGCGGGAGCGTGCCCGGGCGGACTCGGTGCGCGCGCAGGTGTTGCGGGACGGGGCGGACCCGTCGGCCGCCGGTCCGGTTCCTTCGGGTCTGGATCCGGTGCGCGGCGCCGCTCTCTCACGAGCGATCCACTTCGATCTCGACCGGGCTGACCTCACCCCAGAAGCGACGCAGCTCCTCGAGGAGAAGCTCGCGATCCTGCGGGCCAACCCGCGACTCGAGATCCAGATCGAAGGGCACTGCGACGAGCGGGGCCCGGACGAGTACAACCTGGCGCTGGGCAACCGCCGAGCCGCCGCGGCCAAGCGCTACATCGTGGAGCACGGCATTGCCGATGCACGCATCGCCATCATCTCATACGGCGAGGAGCGGCCGGCGGACCCCGGTCACACCGAAGAGGCCTGGGCGATGAACCGGCGCGCCGAGTTCGTGGTCACGCGGGGAGGGCGGTAG
- the tatC gene encoding twin-arginine translocase subunit TatC, protein MPEEKQPTRGEMPFLDHLEELRWRLLKVVMAIAVGVVAGYVIMTHYDVIGFLKRPIDPFLPRGNKLLFTSPLDPFMLTLKLSLVIGLLAASPVVIWQLWRFLRPALYDRERSVVVPVAVAGVGMFLAGASAGFYLVLPLALKVLLGFQNQSLEGFITAREYFSLATTVVLSFGAVFELPLVLLLLVYLRIISSAFLRRHRRTFVIVNAILSSVLTPGDIVVMAVVVMVPVQLFYEVSIGLAMILERRRAREAAAEEREGEGGVPATGSA, encoded by the coding sequence ATGCCCGAAGAGAAACAGCCCACCCGCGGTGAGATGCCGTTCCTCGACCACCTCGAGGAGCTGCGCTGGCGCCTGCTCAAGGTCGTGATGGCGATCGCCGTCGGCGTCGTGGCCGGCTACGTCATCATGACCCACTATGACGTCATCGGCTTCCTCAAGCGTCCCATCGACCCATTCCTGCCGAGGGGCAACAAGCTGCTCTTCACCAGCCCCCTCGACCCGTTCATGCTGACGCTGAAGCTCTCGCTGGTGATCGGCCTGCTGGCGGCGTCGCCGGTCGTGATCTGGCAATTGTGGCGGTTCCTGCGGCCCGCTCTCTACGACCGTGAGCGGTCGGTCGTCGTGCCCGTCGCCGTGGCCGGCGTGGGGATGTTCCTGGCCGGGGCCTCCGCCGGGTTCTATCTGGTCCTGCCCCTGGCGCTCAAGGTGCTGCTCGGTTTCCAGAACCAGAGCCTCGAGGGCTTCATCACGGCCCGCGAGTACTTCAGCCTCGCGACGACGGTCGTGCTCTCCTTCGGCGCGGTGTTCGAGCTGCCGCTCGTCCTGCTGCTCCTGGTCTACCTGCGCATCATCTCCTCCGCCTTCCTCCGCCGTCACCGCCGGACGTTCGTCATCGTGAACGCCATCCTCTCGTCGGTGCTGACTCCCGGCGACATCGTCGTGATGGCGGTGGTGGTGATGGTGCCGGTCCAGCTCTTCTACGAGGTCTCGATCGGGCTCGCGATGATCCTCGAGCGGCGGCGCGCCCGCGAGGCCGCGGCGGAGGAGCGCGAAGGAGAGGGCGGAGTCCCGGCGACGGGCAGTGCGTAG
- a CDS encoding tetratricopeptide repeat protein → MRLRAAALSALALASGGCALRSDVTRVERQLATQQREMARADSARAAGLAAVARLVQGLLDSLALQQDALTRLRGDLRVELFNVQQQLVAIQELTGQSQQRLSELRGQIEQRSTQLASPAPAGQPAPPSGTPTVADGAPARSPPPGAAPAPGAAQPATPPGPPATPSPAAATPLVTPEPTADQLMELALQQLRRGSPGTARIALAEFQRRFPSHARAADAEFFTGEAWAAERRADSAAAAYHRVVERFPASPRAASALYKLGVQALAAGRRDEARTIFGRVVAAYPASEEAALARDQLRSLAPGR, encoded by the coding sequence GTGCGCTTGCGGGCCGCGGCCCTGTCGGCGCTCGCGCTCGCCTCCGGCGGGTGCGCGCTGCGCAGCGACGTGACGCGCGTGGAGCGGCAGCTGGCCACCCAGCAGCGGGAGATGGCGCGCGCAGACTCGGCGCGGGCGGCCGGCCTCGCAGCCGTGGCCCGACTGGTGCAGGGATTGCTGGACTCGCTCGCGCTGCAGCAGGACGCGCTGACTCGGCTGCGCGGCGATCTGCGCGTGGAACTGTTCAACGTCCAGCAACAGCTCGTGGCGATCCAGGAGCTGACCGGGCAGAGCCAGCAGCGGCTCTCGGAACTACGCGGGCAGATCGAGCAGCGGTCCACCCAGCTGGCCTCGCCCGCACCGGCAGGGCAGCCTGCGCCGCCCAGCGGGACACCCACGGTCGCCGACGGAGCGCCCGCACGCAGCCCCCCCCCGGGCGCGGCCCCTGCTCCGGGAGCCGCCCAGCCGGCCACGCCCCCGGGCCCGCCCGCGACGCCATCGCCCGCGGCCGCGACCCCGCTGGTCACGCCGGAGCCCACCGCCGACCAGCTCATGGAGCTCGCGCTCCAACAGTTGCGCCGCGGCAGCCCGGGCACCGCCCGCATCGCGCTGGCTGAATTCCAGCGCCGCTTCCCATCGCACGCGCGCGCCGCCGACGCCGAGTTCTTCACCGGCGAGGCGTGGGCCGCTGAGCGGCGCGCCGATTCCGCGGCGGCGGCGTACCACCGGGTGGTGGAGCGATTCCCAGCGTCGCCGCGGGCCGCGTCCGCGCTCTACAAACTCGGCGTTCAGGCGCTGGCGGCGGGCCGCCGTGACGAGGCGCGCACCATCTTCGGTCGCGTGGTGGCCGCTTACCCGGCATCGGAAGAAGCGGCGCTGGCCCGCGACCAGCTGCGATCGCTCGCGCCGGGCCGCTGA